A genome region from Sphingobacteriaceae bacterium GW460-11-11-14-LB5 includes the following:
- a CDS encoding copper oxidase: MKFILVCCLSILLSSFAFGQHQHNEVKAAAPKKNPQKTSDIETVGNNKLPGVVRYDLYIADTTVTFGGKAKRAIAVNGQIPMPTLTFTEGDTAEIHVHNRLKESTSLHWHGLFLPNQYDGVPYLTQMPIEPNKTHVYRFPIIQNGTHWYHSHSGLQEQIGMYGAMILNKRKEPAIPTVPVVLSEWSNMMPHEVDRRLHNANDWFAIKKGTTQSYAEAIKSGHFKTKLTNELKRMTAMDVSDVYYEAFLVNGKNQYQVPNNLKAGDKVRLRIANGGASTYFWLTYAGGKITVVANDGNDVTPVEVDRLIIAVSETYDVIVTVPENKSYEFLVTPEDRTKSASLWLGSGQKVPAQKLPKLKYFEGMKMMNEMMDMNGNLVQMDGMKMQNQVMDMNTVMYAELDDAGRDTVVSDAHQGHDMGNDKGMKGPITTLNYDMLRSPEKTTLPKAPTRQMEFQLTGNMNRYVWTLDNKTISEEDKILIKKGENLRIILYNNSMMRHPMHLHGHDFRVINGQGDYAPLKNVLDIMPMERDTIEFSASESGDWFFHCHILYHMMSGMGKIFSYENSPLNPEIPYPKLAQRKLYADDRMFHFMAENDFASNGNDGMAMLANTRWSFGTEWRLGYNKMHGFETETHIGRYVDRMQWLMPFVGFDWRYRKMEAGEQESNIFGQKSTKDKRTMFSVGLAYTLPMLIIAQAEVYHDGNVRLQLMREDIPISKRLRASFMVNSDKEFMGGLKFITTKYMGISAHYDSDMGFGAGLTLNY; this comes from the coding sequence ATGAAGTTTATTTTAGTTTGTTGCCTTAGTATTTTGCTCAGCAGTTTTGCTTTTGGCCAACATCAGCACAACGAGGTAAAAGCAGCTGCCCCCAAAAAAAATCCCCAGAAAACAAGCGATATCGAAACTGTAGGTAACAACAAACTGCCAGGGGTTGTTCGTTATGATTTGTATATTGCTGATACAACCGTAACTTTTGGTGGAAAAGCTAAAAGAGCCATAGCGGTAAACGGGCAAATACCCATGCCCACGCTAACCTTTACAGAGGGCGATACCGCAGAAATACATGTGCATAATAGACTTAAAGAGTCAACCTCATTACATTGGCACGGGTTATTTCTGCCAAATCAGTATGATGGCGTTCCGTATTTAACCCAAATGCCTATTGAACCCAATAAGACCCATGTTTACCGTTTCCCTATTATACAGAACGGTACGCATTGGTACCATAGTCACTCTGGTTTGCAGGAGCAAATTGGAATGTACGGTGCGATGATTTTGAATAAAAGAAAAGAACCGGCTATACCTACAGTGCCTGTTGTTTTAAGTGAGTGGAGCAATATGATGCCCCACGAAGTGGACAGGAGATTACATAATGCCAATGATTGGTTCGCGATAAAAAAAGGCACTACCCAGAGTTATGCTGAGGCCATAAAAAGCGGACACTTTAAAACCAAGCTCACCAACGAACTGAAGCGGATGACCGCCATGGATGTGAGTGATGTATATTATGAAGCCTTTTTGGTGAATGGAAAAAATCAGTACCAGGTACCCAACAACCTTAAAGCAGGCGATAAAGTAAGATTGCGTATTGCTAACGGAGGAGCATCTACTTATTTTTGGCTCACTTATGCCGGTGGTAAAATAACGGTAGTGGCTAATGATGGTAACGATGTAACGCCGGTAGAGGTAGACCGGCTGATTATTGCCGTTTCCGAAACCTATGATGTAATTGTAACTGTTCCCGAAAATAAAAGTTACGAGTTTTTGGTAACGCCCGAAGATCGTACCAAATCGGCTTCGCTGTGGCTGGGCAGCGGGCAGAAAGTGCCGGCTCAAAAATTGCCCAAATTGAAGTATTTCGAAGGCATGAAAATGATGAACGAAATGATGGATATGAACGGCAATCTGGTGCAGATGGATGGGATGAAAATGCAGAATCAGGTGATGGATATGAATACGGTCATGTATGCTGAGCTGGATGACGCGGGGAGAGATACGGTTGTTTCGGATGCACACCAGGGTCATGATATGGGCAATGACAAAGGCATGAAAGGTCCGATAACAACATTAAATTACGATATGTTGCGCTCGCCTGAAAAAACGACTTTGCCTAAAGCCCCAACCCGGCAAATGGAGTTTCAGTTAACGGGCAATATGAACCGTTATGTTTGGACTTTGGACAATAAAACCATCTCAGAAGAAGATAAAATCCTCATCAAAAAGGGCGAAAACCTGCGGATCATTTTATATAACAATAGTATGATGCGTCATCCTATGCACCTGCATGGGCACGATTTTAGGGTAATTAATGGTCAGGGCGATTATGCGCCTTTAAAAAATGTACTCGATATCATGCCCATGGAGCGCGATACCATTGAGTTTAGCGCTTCTGAAAGTGGCGATTGGTTTTTTCACTGCCATATTCTATACCACATGATGAGCGGGATGGGTAAAATTTTTAGTTATGAAAACTCACCATTAAACCCCGAAATTCCGTACCCTAAACTGGCACAGCGAAAACTTTATGCTGATGACAGGATGTTTCATTTTATGGCCGAAAACGATTTTGCCAGCAACGGAAACGACGGTATGGCCATGTTGGCAAATACACGCTGGAGTTTTGGAACGGAGTGGCGCTTAGGTTATAATAAAATGCACGGCTTTGAAACTGAAACCCATATTGGCCGTTATGTAGATCGGATGCAGTGGTTAATGCCATTTGTGGGTTTCGACTGGCGCTACCGGAAAATGGAGGCTGGCGAACAGGAAAGTAATATTTTTGGCCAAAAAAGTACAAAGGATAAAAGAACCATGTTTAGTGTGGGGCTTGCCTATACTTTACCTATGTTGATTATTGCGCAGGCAGAAGTGTACCACGATGGCAATGTTCGTTTGCAGTTAATGCGGGAAGATATACCCATTTCTAAGCGTTTGAGGGCAAGTTTTATGGTAAACAGTGATAAAGAGTTTATGGGTGGACTTAAATTTATTACCACGAAATACATGGGCATTTCTGCGCACTACGATAGTGATATGGGTTTTGGCGCAGGTTTAACGCTTAATTATTGA